The genomic segment CTCAGGGTATCTCCCTCAACACACACCTTGAAGCCCCAGATGAAGAGCATCCATTATACTGGCACGCGTCACACGTACAAAGGGAATGGCCCTCAGGGAACAGGACTGCCAGGTGTGGGCTGTGGAAGGCCTGAGGGGCTAAGGGCAGGAGTATCCTATGCAGGACCAGTACCCAAAGCTCCCGGGGCGGGACTGAGTCAAGTGCCCCTCCCACCTTTCTTGCCATTAGCTAGGAAAGAACTCCCCTCCAGAGGAGCTGTCGGCTCTGAGGCTGGCTGCATTCACACAACATTAAGCATTTCCATTACCTAAAATAATTAGGCGGCAGGAGACACGCTGCTCCCGCTTGTTAGCTGTCCGGATGCTAAATTAATGGGGCTGCAGCCTGGGCGTGCCCATCCATCTTCTCCAATTATATTCCCTCCATTTCTACCCATCCTGATCCCCCCATCAGGCCTTCGGAGTTCCGTCTCCACCCTAGGCATAGCCTTGTGGATGAAGGATGGAACACGGGAAGGTTCCAGTCAACCTGAAGTGTAGTCCCCACTTGGGCTCCATCTTGCAAGGTGACCTTGAGCACACAGGTTAGGAGCTTCAGACTCAGCCTCTTTTCCTGTACCAGGAGCCTCAGGCTCCTTCCCTGAGTACGTTTTGTGTGTCTCTACAAACTAGCCTCCATTTTTAACTTACACGAGAGCTTCCACATCCTTGGGTAGTCGAGGGGATGTGCAGCCTAGGATCTCCCCAGGGGACAGGGGCTTGCACTGTGGGACACTGACACGATAATCAGCTTTCAGCTCCTGTGCAGCTGCCTGTATTGATAATGAGGGACGGGAAACAAGTAGCTGGGAGAAAGCCAAGGCCAGAGAGAAGAGCCCAGAGCACCAGGCCCAGGAACCAGGAGCACCCTGGAGTACCCTCTCTGCCCCGTGGGAAGCCAGCAGTCCTTCATCTACTTACCTGCAAAGTTGACACAAACTGAATAGTGCTGACCAGAGCAAGTGAAGTGCCTGGGGTAAAGGTGAGGCGGACCGAGTCCAGAAGGTGGGCAGTATCTATGCGGATATCCACAAAGACATACAGCACACGGAAGTCTTGGACTGACGTGTCCATGGGAACTACAGAGAAGAGTTCAAGAAAGTGTTCTAaaaagcaggaggagcaggaagcctGGCCCAGTCCCGGTCTTAAAAGTAGCCAGGACAGTGGCTTTGGCTTGGGAGGGATTAGGGGAGAAGGGCGGATCCCAGTCTCCTGGAACTCTTTCTCATCACTTAGCTGGGTACCCAGTCTGTTCTACCATCAACAGCCTTTCAAACACCTGCATCTGCCAGGTGTGGtaactcacacctgtaatcctagcatctggGAAGTTAAAACAGGAAGACAGCTGTTAGGTTCCAGGCCTTCCTGGGCTGcagagtaagactgtctcaaacaaacaaacaaaaacatcaaacatGCTCATCTGAGACAGTAGCAGGATTTCCAAGGCAGCCAAATCCAGAGGAAAGAGTCACCAGCAAAGCAGAAAGGCCAAAGCCATCCTGGAAACCAGAAGGGATTCTGTGCTTGCAAGTAGATATAACAAGAAGAACCCATGATGGAGACCAGCCTGCAGCCTGCCTCCCTGCCAGGACTGATGTCCCAGCCCACCATACCTAGACAGCTGTGGCCGTAGTGCACCAGAAAGTCGACTCCCAAGGCCCTTGCAGTGAAGTCATCTACACAGCAGGCCCCATAGGTCACATCCCCCATGACCATCACTTCAGCCTCTGTGAacctggaggggtgggggtggggaaacaaTGGTCCAGCGACACAAGGAATACGTGGGGAGACAGTCCTAACTCTGGAGGTGTCTCGGAACCCGGCTCTTCTTTCCCCACATCTTCTAAGTCCTTGAGTTGGCAGCTGCCAACCAACAGTAGGAGGGCGCAGCTGCCACCTCCCTCAGCCCTGGCAGCAGCTCCTAGAACAGTTGCTGTGCGAGGATATGTCTGCAGCACCCTGTCCAGCCCTAGACTGCAAGCAGGACCCCTACCCCACAGAAGTGCACGTGCAGAGTCCAACATGGACCCCAAGACTGATTCACCCTTCCCAGGGCAGGGAaagattccccccaccccccaccccccccagctCTGGCACAGTTGTTTGTGTGGGCATGGATGTATGGATACACATGGCCAccccttccccagaccccaccaGCTCCCCACCCTTAGGCAAGGCCATAGGCGCCCCCAAGATGGGGAGGACCCATGTACAGCTCCCCCACAGCACATGGCGCTGCCCACACTCCTCATGCATCAGGAAGAGTGGGCTCTGGACAGCACATTGTTATGAGATCTGCTGCCAGGCCTGAATCACTGGGGGGCAGGGTGGGTAGGAAAGACCCTGCAGCCCTAAACTCACGGCTGGGACAGAGCAGGGGGCTGAGCTCTCCGAGGAGAGACCGTACCTGAGCATAGATGCCGGCTTTGTGGCTGGGCTCCCCCATTCCTCCTCTGGGGTGTAGTGGGGGAAGCTGAACCGCTGCCAAtctgccccctcctccacccccttcCCCAAATCAGGCTGTGCACAGAAGCCGATTATTCAGCTCCTTAGAATGCAGCCCAGGCTCTGAGTCAGCCAGAGCACTTAATTTTTTATAGATTAAAATGTATGCAAATTGGCCTGAGCCCCAGAGAGCATCCCCGAGGGGCaagagggtgggaagagggaagtggGTCTACAgtggcagggagggggagggggagggcagcaGCAGGGAAGTAGGAGGTTCTCAGCAGGAGATGACCTCCCCTTCCTTCATCCCCCCTCCCTGTGCTCATGCTGGCTCCAGATGGCTGAGtgctgctccccccaccccccagcaatgGCTCATTGTCATGAAGAAACTtagaaggaggggggagaggaactGAATACCTTTCCCTAggcatctctctcctctgccaccCATGCCTACTCCCACCCAAACTTGAGTCTGAGAAGAAGATGCACCCTCTtccactccccagcccctcatCCCCCACTCTACCCCCACCCTTGACAGCCAGACCCTCACCCACTTAGGTTCCTCCCAGATGCTACCACCTGTTCTGACCTAGAAACCAGAACTAACTTCTTTGCCCTTGTCCAGACTATATAGGGGAAGGGAGTTCTGTGTTGAGTTTTCCCCTTTGTGTGCACGTGCTTGTCGGAGGCTCAGAGGCTAGCCAATGGTCCAGAAGAGGAGATGATGCCAGCAGGCATAACTAACTATACTGGGCAAAGACTCGGCTTGCTCTCCAGTGCCCAAGCCTCACCTTTCCAAGATATCCACAATGGTGCAGGCAAAGAGGAGGAGGCCTTCTGGCATTTGTAAGGCCACTGCAAGACAAAAAAGACAGACATGAAAGGCAGAGGGCCAGAGATGGGACACAGGGACATGGCTGTGTCTGGGCAGGCACCCCAGCTCCATCCTTTGGGGGCTCACCCTTCTTGGCCTGGGCTTGTTGGATCCTCCAGATGGTCTTGGGGATCTCAAAGTTGTAGTTAGAAGGCAGGGCTTGGACAGCAGCCTGCAGCTGGGGGTTGTTCAGGATCTCAGGGGGGATCTGATTGGCCAGTCGACCCCGAGAGATGCGACCTAGAACCAACATAAGGCCTGAGTCTGCATCTAGACCACAGGCAGCCAGAGTCACTTCATCTGTTGACTCTAGACTGAAGACCCAGATTCCACACACAAAGGACATCCACCCAGCTTTTGCTTCAACTGAATTCATCCTACAGACAGAGACAGCCCACAAACCAGGGGAAAAACCTGCATAATTTACTTCTATGCTGTGAGATTATGACTAGCAGTCATAAATAGGGGTATGGCTCACTCCTCAGAACTAGAAACGGCACAGAAAAGACTAAAAAGCAAAGGAGAGTGAGTCTGTTGACCCAGAAGTCCCATGGACTTGGCCCACACTGACTAATCCATGCCTTCATCCCCTCCTCATTTAAAAGGGCAATAAAGCTGGACGTGGGGTGTAcccctgaggcaggagaatcaagtgTCAAGACCAAAACAAGGGCAAcataaaaaccttgtctcaaaaaacccaaaaacccatctctaaatttgaggctagcctggcctatataTAGCGAGTTCCAAGTCACCCAGCGtgacatagagagactctgtctcagaaaacaacaaaaactcccaCAAAAATCGAGGGTGAAGAAAAGGTAAGGTGCTTGTCACACGGGCATGAGAAGttcagttcagatccccagcacccatgccaaaAAACActggtctcacacacacacaaaagccgggcagtgggggggtggggggtggcactcgggatctctgtgagttcgaggccagcctggtctacagagtgggtccCAGGACAGGACagcactgttacacagagaaaccggtCTTAAAACCGCGACACACATccgccaccccccacccacccgcAAAAAAGGCTGGTCACCACGCAGTCCTGCAATCCCAGTGTTCAGCTTGTTGGACAGCCAGCCTCGgcaaatcaatgagctccagttTCACTGGCAGACTGAATCAGAAAAGGAAAGTGGGGTGCTGGAGAGCCGGCTCACAGCTGTGAGCACTTGGTatgacaacagcctgtaactccaactccaggggatccaacatccatTTCTGGCCTCCTGGGGTCCCTGCTCACGtgtgcatacaagaaacacacacataaataaaaaataaatcccccccacccctgccccagacagggtttctctgtgtagttttggagcctgtcttggaactcgctctgtagaccagaatgatcttgaactcacagagatcctcctgcctctgcctcccaagtgctgggattaaaggcatgcaccaccactgcctggcaaaaaataaatcttaaaaaaaatatataataataatggagctggagagatggttcagtggttaagagcactggctgctcctcttcgggcatgcaggcatatataaaggcagaacaatgtatatataataaataaatattaaaaagaaaaaaatctattgggggaaaaaatgaagatggaggactggaaagatgactcagcataAAGGTACTTGCCTCTAagtctgagaacctgagttcaattccctgaacCAATATGGtaaaaaagagaactgactcccttgAGTGATATcatgatctccacacatgtgctgctgcacatatacataacaaatacatgtttagtttattttattttctgagacagggtctctctgtgtatccttggctgtcctggaacttactctgtagataaggctggtctcaaactcagaaatccacctgcctctgcctcccaagtgccgggattaaaagagtaccaccatgcctggcttaaaaaatatttttttttaattaagaagggGAGAAATCAAGGTACCTGACACCGacctctagcctacacacacatacacacacaattaaactgggcatggtacAGAAGGCCTGTAATCTCTGCTACttaggaagttaggcaggaaaataaaatcaaaagttcACAGCTAGCCTGAGCAACtaattgagactttgtctcaaaataaaaagtaaaaaggattAGCTGTATAACTCAgactgcttgcttagcatgtacaaggccctgggttcaatctccagtatctgtctctgtgtgtgtgtgtatgtgtgtgtgtgtgtaactttttgttgttggtggtggtggtggtcatggtggtttGTCTAGGCTACAGTGAGTCTCAAATTGAGTCTCACAACAGCCACAAttgggggcggggctgggggcggggcagcTCAGTCATTAGAGCAccagctgcttttctagaggtcctgcgtttgattcccagcaccctcattgcgcggttcacaaccacctgtaactccagctccagaggagtcTGACAggatcttcctacctcttctgGCACCCACACtggtgacacacatacacataagtaaaaataaactttaaaaaaaaaacaaaaaactttatttttaattaaagggaAATAAGCACCATACATTGCATTGACTGAACAAGTTCCCTAGTCTGTGGCCCTTATGTTCAACCTAGGAAGGCCAGAAAGAATACACTTTAGTACCATCAGCGGACAAAcagataagaagagtgactttaCACCTTAGGAGTAACACTCTAGCCTGGGCAGAGAGGTATACAAATAAGGccttgaagaaaaaagaaaatactcaagCCAgcagcttagtgggtaaaggtgcccgcctccaagtctgaggacctgggcTCCATTCCTGAGCCCTacatggagaaaactgactcttctggttgttctttgacctccccCACAGGCACTGGGACACATACCGTCAAATAAgcataaataatgtaaaataaagaaaatgaatgtgttttaaaaaaaaaactaggggctggagagatggctcagaggttaagagcaccgattgctcttccggaggtcctgagttcaattcccagcaaccacatggtggctcacaaccatctgtaatgagacctggtgccctcttctggcctgcagtcatacatgctgtatacatagtaaaatagtaaataaataaatcttttttaaaaaaaaaaagaaaagaaaaaataaataaataaaaaaacctaaatttaaaaaaatactcaatttctggtttaaaaaaaaaaatactgaggcTCATCAGCAAGGGCTTATCCTGGACATCCTATTCTCCCCAGTATAGTATCTCACTAGGAGCCAAACAGTTTGAAGATGTGAAAAGACAAGAAATTAATTTAGTCATCCCATAACTACAGAGCCGGTGCTATGTATCAGAACTTCTGCTTGGGCACCCATGATAGAAGGGACCCTCCCAGACCCGTACTTGCTTCTACTGTGGCGGAAGGGAACCCTGAAGAACTCTATAGCCTGGTAGGCTGGGGCCCTGAGACAACATTTAAATATTATCGCTGTCAGAGCGTTTGGTCAGTTGTTTTCATGGCCTTGAACAAACTAGCTTAGACTCGCCGGCTTCTCCGCAGAATATCTTAAACAGGTCTTTTTGGACATGGCACCTCCTCCTTTATCAAGGCTGTCATCTTCTGTGTGCATCAGTATCCCCTGCCCCCCAGCTGAGTAGAGATCCCTAGGTCAAGGGAGTATTCTAGTCCCTACACCTAGCACAGGGCTGGCATTTAGTGGGCGCTGCCTAGTGCCTAGCGAAGGACACCAAGCGCCTCTTCGCATAAATAAAAGCATTCCTTGTCCACTTGTAAAACGCACCACGGTCGGTCCCTTCCCCCCGGATCCGTCTTATCCGTCACGCTTCCGGGGTCAGTCTGCCAACCCGGATAGGGTGTAGTTTCGCCTTGAGGATCATAAACTCCCAGGAGGGACAGCTCTTCACGTCCCGAAagactggtccctggggctcTGGTGACTGGAGCCCAGAACTTCTAACAGCATGAGAGAGACTCTCGGGTCTCAAGGAGAAAGGAGTCACCTCCCGCCCTGTGCCTGACCGGGGGGTCCCACCCGAAATGCAAGGTCTGGAGGCCACAGCGTTGCTGCACCCACCTCTGCCAGGGCCCACTCGGCTTCCTGGCTCCGCCGTCTCCGACACAACCAGCGCCGCCATCACCCTGGAACCCACGTGGGGACCAAAAAGGCAGTGCTGGAAGAACGCAGAGAACCCAGGCAGCACAATCGACCGCCGAGCGGCCAGCAAAGGGCGGGGATTCGCGCAGGGCGGAGACTAAAGAGAGATGTGGGCGGTGCTACAATGGTCTGCCTTTGGTCCAAAAGGTCCGGACTCTGAGGACTCGCCCTGTCCCCTAGTGGTCTCAGTTGCCTTCTGAGCGACCTTGTCCCCATGCTCTTCCTGGCCTGGTTCTGCCGACCTACCGGGCCTTCCTGTtgctccccaccctcaccctcgTTCTTTCTGGTAAGCAGTAGTCTGTCAGCCGACATGAACACCTTCTCTACCTCAGAGGACTGCTATCCCAACAAGATGGAGCCTTAGTGTCCACCAGCCCAGCTCCCAAGCCGAAAGCTTGGTGTGGATTGCTGTGAGCCCACCGTGTGGAGGGTTGACGTCGGAGAAGTTGGCACTCAAAAGAGCCTGGAAACTGAAAAGGCTTTCTTGGAAGGATGGGGCAGCCTGAGGCCTCCAATTCCCTAAACCTTCTGGGTCCTGGCAAGCCTTTGCCCTGCCTAGACTCTTTCAGGCAATAGCCTTTTTTCTGATCGGTGGACAGCACTCCTGGGACCCcgaagagaaggcagagcagtCAGTGAGACAGCCttgacctttggaagaacaaagcaCCCGCAGAGCTGACCCTCAGCAGTCTGCACCACAGAGCAGTGGTCACCAGGACTCTGAACTCACACCCCCCCCATCCTCCTCTTTCTGCAGTGGTACCAGGAGCACAGCTGTCCCTTTAAGACAGCTCTGTGGCCTAAGGCTCCCCTGGAGGCCCTCCCTGCTTGGAAACCCCTAATTAAGGTGCAGAGAGATGTAAAAACAAGCAGCCAGGGACAGGCCTTGCCTGGGAGGCTGCTAGAggagacagagctaggcaggCTGGGAGTGAGCAACCAAGGGACAGGGTGGAAAGGGTCAGTGCCCCTCAGTCTCTGCCACTCTGAGGACAGGGATGACTTGGCTCAGGATGTGTTCATCACGGTACACAGTCTTTCTTCACCTTGAtaagagtccagcctgggcttcccATGTCTCCCAGCTTCTCTGGACATCCCCAACCCCTCCGAGTGCAGGGTCTGAGCTCCAGAAGCCCACTCTGCCCCCTTGGCATACCAAAACCTAGTCTCCCTGTGGACAGCTTCCTCTCTGGCTTTAGCTTTAATTTCCATGGTGGAAAGATGGTCACCAATGGTGTGGTGGCTTCTCCCAACAGCCGCCTCATCCCCTAGGGCCTTACCTGGTCAGAGGTATGCCCATCTCCTAACACTGCTGTATAGCATCCCATCTCTAATGAGCAGCTCTGCCCCCATTATGAAGCCAGGTGTTACAGAGGAACACCGCAGCTCCAAACAATCATGAGTGTGTCCCTAAGACCTTGCCGTGCAGGACCATGGTAAGCTGCCATTCAGCTTGGATATTTCCATCTGTCCATGAGGGTCTCCCTTCCTGGGTTACTCAGAAGTCTGAGTAATTACTGCCTGATGAGAAGGCAGACTCAGTGTAACCCCCTCCCCCATTACACCACAGCACCCACCTACAGCCACCCCCATCCCCTGGCTGGACTCCAAGTCAGCATTCAGCCCTCCCGAATCCCAAAATAACAGCTTCTCACACTCATGCCGCCGCCCAACTTTACCCAGCATACTGGAGTTTGTGGGGCAAGGGGGTCCTGGGGAGGCGGCATGGGAAGGTGGGAAAGGGAGTCGCACACCCTCACTGGCGCCCACACTTTGTCACTGATTACTGGGTGCTCTTGAGCTAGCTGTTTAACCTGTCTGGGCCTTAGCTTTCTGGATTGCCTCCACAGCTCTCAGTGTCCTAGAGTTTAGTCTGGCAGGACTCAGGTGGTGCAGGGTCGGAGAGTCCTACAGCCAGCAGGGACTATTACTTTGTGTTCCCAACCCTAGAAGGACCAAGCTGAGGAATGTTCTAAATAAGGTTCCTTCGGATCTTCAAACATTTGTGCATTCTGTTCCTCCTGGCGTTCCATCCCCCCTGGGTGCCCTTCCCTCTCAACCTGTTGAACCCAGACCTCAGGGGCACCTCTTCTGATTCTTCCTCCTACCTGATGCTGCTTGCTAGTCAGCCCCTTCCTGCTGCACCTTGTAACTTTTGTTGTGTTTGAACCTAGCTTGTGggtctttcttctctcttatcaAATGCTTTTGATTGTCCTGAGGCCTGTGTCCTGAGC from the Peromyscus eremicus chromosome 8a, PerEre_H2_v1, whole genome shotgun sequence genome contains:
- the Dph1 gene encoding 2-(3-amino-3-carboxypropyl)histidine synthase subunit 1 is translated as MAALVVSETAEPGSRVGPGRGRISRGRLANQIPPEILNNPQLQAAVQALPSNYNFEIPKTIWRIQQAQAKKVALQMPEGLLLFACTIVDILERFTEAEVMVMGDVTYGACCVDDFTARALGVDFLVHYGHSCLVPMDTSVQDFRVLYVFVDIRIDTAHLLDSVRLTFTPGTSLALVSTIQFVSTLQAAAQELKADYRVSVPQCKPLSPGEILGCTSPRLPKDVEALVYLGDGRFHLESVMIANPNVPAYRYDPYSKVLSREHYDHQRMQAIRQEAIAAARSAKSWGLILGTLGRQGSPKILEHLESRLKDLGLPFVRLLLSEIFPSKLSLLPGVDVWVQVACPRLSIDWGSAFPKPLLTPYEAAVALKDISWQQPYPMDFYAGSSLGPWTVNHGRDPGPRGVGQPGQPGKVQQGSRGPSPAQACAGCSCAEQRTAPPAP